A section of the Candidatus Methylomirabilota bacterium genome encodes:
- a CDS encoding ribonuclease H-like domain-containing protein, whose product MAQNPSVSDLSQVIRRLEAKSRAPAPYRRTGSLEDLLGGSVEETERGRILLVRRSFGAGHRHGHQPLEMTREMAAGPLALLARAEAPPAGARLLYLDTETTGLAGGTGTYAFLVGVGFFDGESFEVRQYFMRDLDEEPALLAALEPLLRQIDGLVTYNGRSFDVPLLETRFVLARRRWPEAPFHLDLLPAARRLWSARLPDCRLATVEQHALGFTREGDLPGALIPQAYFDYLRGKAPGELPRVFEHNRHDILSLAALTGWVTDAVARAPEPHHGADELAGLGRLWETVDIERGEACYRMALDRGLPSPARERLFARLAWHEKRRARWDASRELWEAAARGARDFEARPWEEIAKIHEHRQRDFAAAHAVVTEALELARAQRASEPVLHALAHRLGRLARRLRPLG is encoded by the coding sequence GTGGCGCAGAATCCGTCCGTCTCCGATCTGAGCCAGGTCATCCGGCGCCTCGAGGCCAAGAGCCGCGCGCCCGCACCCTATCGCCGTACGGGCTCGCTCGAGGACCTCTTGGGGGGAAGCGTCGAGGAGACCGAGCGAGGACGGATCCTGCTGGTTCGCCGCAGCTTCGGCGCGGGCCACCGGCACGGCCACCAGCCTCTCGAGATGACGCGCGAGATGGCCGCCGGCCCCCTGGCCCTCCTGGCTCGGGCCGAGGCGCCGCCGGCGGGCGCGCGGCTTCTCTACCTGGACACGGAGACCACCGGGCTGGCCGGCGGTACCGGCACCTACGCATTCCTCGTCGGCGTGGGCTTCTTCGACGGAGAGAGCTTCGAGGTCCGGCAATACTTCATGCGCGATCTCGACGAAGAGCCGGCTCTTCTGGCCGCCCTCGAGCCGCTCTTGCGACAGATCGACGGGCTCGTCACCTACAACGGCCGGAGCTTCGATGTGCCCCTCCTCGAGACGCGCTTCGTGCTCGCGCGCCGGCGCTGGCCCGAGGCGCCCTTCCACCTCGATCTCCTGCCCGCGGCGCGACGGCTGTGGAGCGCCCGGCTGCCCGACTGCCGCCTCGCCACCGTCGAGCAGCACGCGCTGGGCTTCACGCGCGAGGGCGATCTGCCGGGCGCGCTCATCCCCCAGGCCTACTTCGACTATCTGCGGGGCAAGGCGCCCGGCGAGCTGCCGCGGGTCTTCGAGCACAACCGTCACGACATCTTGTCGCTCGCGGCCCTCACGGGGTGGGTGACGGACGCGGTGGCGAGAGCACCTGAGCCCCACCATGGCGCCGATGAGCTGGCGGGACTCGGGCGGCTCTGGGAGACGGTCGATATCGAGCGAGGCGAGGCCTGCTACCGGATGGCCCTCGACCGCGGGCTTCCCAGCCCCGCGCGGGAGCGACTCTTCGCGCGTTTGGCCTGGCACGAGAAGCGGCGCGCGCGGTGGGACGCCTCGCGCGAGCTCTGGGAGGCTGCGGCGCGAGGTGCGCGCGACTTCGAGGCCCGTCCCTGGGAGGAGATCGCCAAGATCCACGAGCACCGACAGCGCGACTTCGCAGCTGCGCACGCGGTCGTGACGGAAGCGCTCGAGCTCGCCCGCGCTCAGCGGGCGTCCGAGCCCGTGCTGCACGCCCTCGCCCACCGGCTGGGGCGGCTCGCCCGCCGCCTGCGTCCCCTCGGGTAG